From a single Poecilia reticulata strain Guanapo linkage group LG2, Guppy_female_1.0+MT, whole genome shotgun sequence genomic region:
- the tpt1 gene encoding translationally-controlled tumor protein homolog gives MIIYKCIISNDEMFSDTFKVKETDSGIFFEVEGKTVTRTEGFDDALISANASAEEACEGNESATVSGVDIILNHKLQETGFDKKQYMSYIKEYVKAVKAKLQETNPDRVESFMTEVQPEVKKILGNIKNYQFFTGESMNPEGMVGLLDYREDGVTPYMLFFKDGLLVEKC, from the exons ATGATGAGATGTTTTCAGATAccttcaaagtaaaagaaactgACAGCGGAATCTTCTTCGAAGTTGAAGGAAAG ACGGTGACCAGGACAGAAGGGTTTGACGACGCTTTGATTTCAGCCAACGCCTCTGCTGAGGAGGCGTGCGAAGGCAACGAGTCGGCCACCGTCTCCGGCGTCGACATCATCCTCAACCACAAGCTGCAGGAGACCGGCTTCGACAAGAAGCAGTACATGAGCTACATCAAGGAATACGTCAAGGC GGTGAAGGCCAAGCTGCAGGAAACCAACCCTGACAGAGTGGAGAGCTTCATGACTGAGGTCCAGCCAGAAGTCAAGAAGATCCTCGGCAACATCAAGAACTATCAG TTTTTCACAGGGGAGTCCATGAACCCGGAGGGCATGGTGGGCCTGCTGGACTACCGCGAGGATGGCGTCACGCCGTACATGCTTTTCTTCAAAGACGGCCTGCTGGTTGAGAAATGT TAA